In the Nocardia asteroides genome, CAACGGCGCGAGCGGGCGGGTGATCGTCGGCTGGTTCCCGCCGCACCGGCGCGGGCTCGCCATGGGCATCAGGCAGACCGCGCAGCCGCTCGGGGTCGGGATCGGCGCGCTCGCGATCCCCGCGGTGGCCGCGCAGCACGGGGTGCCCGCCGCGGTGCTCGTCCCGGCGGTCATGGCGTTGCTGGCGGCGGCGGCGTGTGCGGCCGGGATCATCGATCCGCCGCGGCCGCAGCGCTCGGAGGCCGATCCGGGGCTGCTCGCCAACCCCTACCGGGGCGACGGCACGCTGTGGCGGGTGCACCTCGTCTCGGTGCTGCTGGTGGTGCCGCAGGGCACGCTGTGGACCTTCGCGCTGCTCTGGCTGCACCGGGACGCGGGCTGGTCGCTGGCCGCGGCCGGGCTCCTGGTGACCGGCACCCAGGTGCTCGGCGCGATCGGCCGGATCGGCGCGGGCGCCTGGTCCGATCGGGTCGGCAGCAGGCTCGGCCCGCTGCGCACGGTGGCGATCGCGGCGGTCGCCTCGATGGCCGCGCTGGCGCTGGCCGCCTGGACCGAGTGGTGGTGGGTGGCGATCCCGCTGCTGGTGGTGGCGTCGGTGATCACGGTGTCGGACAACGGGTTGGCCTTCACCGCGGTCGCCGAGATCGCCGGGCCGTACTGGAGCGGGCGCGGGCTCGGCGTGCAGAACACCGGCCAGAACCTGGCCATGGCGGCGGTGCCGCCGGTCTTCGGCGCCGTCATCGACGCCGCCGGCTTCCCCGCGGTCTTCATCGCCGCCGCGGTGATCGCCACGGTGGCGGTCCCCCTGGTCCCGCGGGACCGTCAGCACGCGGTCGGCGCGAACCGCTGAAACAGCTGTGCCCCACCCGAACCCGGGTGGGGCACAGGCCATCGAAGCCTAGACCGCCGCGGCGATCCGATCCCCGACCTCGACGGTCGAGGCCGAACCGGAGCGCCCGGCCAGATCCTTCGCCACCGCGCTCTCGATCCGCCCCGCCTGCTCGGTGTGCCCGAGGTGGTTGAGCAGCAGCGCCACCGAGAGAATCGCGGCGGTCGGATCCGCCTTCGACTGCCCGGCGATATCCGGTGCGCTCCCGTGCACCGGCTCGAACATGCTCGGGTTGGCCCCGGAGGCGTCGATGTTGCCGCTCGCCGCCAGCCCGATCCCGCCGCTCACCGCGGCCGCCAGGTCGGTGATGATGTCGCCGAACAGGTTGTCGGTGACGATCACGTCGAAGCGGCCCGGGTCGTTCACCATGTGGATGGTGGCGGCATCGATGTGCTGGTACGCCGTGGCGACGTCCGGGAACTCGGCCCCCACCTCGGCCACCGTGCGCTGCCAGAGCGACCCGGCGAAGGTGAGCACATTGGTCTTGTGCACCAGCGTGAGGTGTTTGCGCCGCGCCCGCGCCTTCGCGTAGGCGTAGCGCACCACGCGCTCGATGCCGAAGCGGGTGTTGGTGCTCACCTCGGTGGCGACCTCGTGCGGGGTCGCCACCCGGATGGCGCCGCCGGTGCCGGTGTACGGCCCCTCGGTGCCCTCGCGCACCACGACGAAGTCGATATCCGGCGACCCGGCCAGCGGGCTGGAGACCCCCGGGTACAGCTTCGACGGCCGCAGGTTCACGTGGTGGTCGAGCGCGAACCGGGTGCGCAGCAGCAGCCCGCGCTCCAGGATCCCGCTCGGCACCGACGGGTCGCCGATCGCGCCGAGCAGGATGGCGTCGTGCTGCTTCAGCTCCGGCAGCACCGAGTCCGGCAGGATCTCGCCGGTCGCGTGGTACCGCTTGGCGCCCAGGTCGTACTCGGTGCGCTCGACGCCGGGCAGCACCGTGTCCAGCACCTTGAGCGCCTCGGCGACGACCTCGGGGCCGATTCCGTCACCGGGGATGACAGCAAGCTTCATGGTTGCTCCGTTGTTTTCCGGGCCGCTCAGGACAGGTCGATCTGCGCGATCTTGGTGGCCCCGACGGCCTCCGCGATGGCGCCCTCCACGTCGGCGGGGACCTCCTGGCCGACCCGGAGGATCACCGTCGCGCCGTCCTTGTCCGCGTCCTGGGTGAGCTGCGCGGCCAGGATGTCGACCCCGGCCTCGCCCAGTTTGGTGCCGATCTTGCCGAGCGCGCCCGGCTGGTCGTCGTAGTTCAGGATGGCCAGGTTCAGCCCCTCGGCGCGCAGGTCGTAGTTGCGCCCGTTGATGTTGACGATCTTCTGCACCTGCTGCGGCTCGGTCAGCGTGCCCGCGACGTTGAGCGTGCGGCCGTCGCCGAACACCGCGCGCAGGTCGACCAGGCTGCGGTGGCTCGGGCTCTCCGACACCGTGGTCACCTCGGCGCTGATCCCGCGGTCCTGCGCCAGCGCGGGCGCGTTCACGAAGGTCACCTGGTCCTCGATGAGCGCGGAGAAGATGCCGCGCAGCGCCGCGAGCTTCAGTACCGCGACCTCCTGGGCGGCCAGCTCGCCGCGCACCTGGACCTCGAGGCTCACCGGCAGCTCGTCGGAGAGCCCGCCGAGCAGGGCGCCCTGCTTGCGCACGATCTCCAGCCACGGCGCGACCTCGTCGGCCACCGCGCCGCCGGTGACGTTCACCGCGCCGGGCACGAACTCGCCCGCCAGCGCCAGCAGCACCGACTTGGCGACATCGGTGCCCGCCCGGTCCTGCGCCTCGGTGGTGGAGGCGCCCAGGTGCGGGGTCACCACGACCTGCGGCAGCTCGAAGAGCGGGCTGTCGGTGCACGGCTCGGTCTCGAAGACGTCGAGCCCAGCCGCGCGCACGTGCCCGGAGGTGATGGCCTCGGCCAGCGCGACCTCGTCGACGAGCCCGCCGCGCGCCGCGTTCACGATGATCACGCCCGGCTTGGTCCTTGCGATGGCCTCGCGGCCGATGATGCCCTTGGTCTCCGGGGTCTTCGGCAGGTGCACCGAGATCAGGTCGGCCCGCTCCAGCAGCTCGTCCAGGGGCAGCAGCTCGATGCCGAGCTGCGCCGCCTTGGCCGGCGACACGTAGGGGTCGTAGGCGACGATCTTCGTCTCGAACGCGGCGAGGCGAGCGGCGAAGAGCTGGCCGATCCGGCCCAGCCCGACCACGCCGACCGTCTTGCCGAAGATCTCCACGCCGTTGAACTTGCTGCGCTTCCAGGTGTGCTCGCGCAGCGTCGCATCGGCCTGCGGGACCTGGCGGGCGGCGGCGAGCAGCAGGGTGACGGCGTGCTCGGCCGCGGTGTGGATGTTCGAGGTGGGCGCGTTCACCACCAGCACGCCACGCTCGGTGGCGGCCGGAACCTCCACATTGTCCAGCCCGACCCCGGCCCTGGCCACGATCTTCAGCCGCTTGCCCGCATCCAGCACCTCGGCGTCGACGGTGGTGGCGGAGCGCACCAGCAGCGCGTCGGCCTCCGGCACCGCGGCCAGCAGGGCCGGACGGTCCGGGCCGTCCACCCAGCGGACCTCGACACCGTCACCGAGCGCGTCGACGGTCGACTGGGCGAGCTTGTCGGCGATCAGGACAACAGGACGGCCAGCTTGGCTCACGGTGGGTTACTCCTGGGGAAGGGGGTTGGTTGCCACCGAGCAGCTTAATAGCCCAGGACAGCGCGATGGACGCCCCCCTCGGCCGCCGCCGCCCGCGGTGTGGCCGAAACACACCTCGGGCCCCGCACCTGTCCAGGTGCGGGGCCCGAGAGAGACCTGAGGGATCAGGGAACGAGACGCACGTCCTGCGCCTGCGGACCCTTCTGACCCTGCCCGATCTCGAACTCCACCCGCTGACCCTCATCGAGGGAGCGGAAGCCGCTGCCGCTCACAGCCGAGTAATGCACGAAGACGTCGGGGCCCCCGCCGTCCTGCGCGATGAAGCCGAAGCCCTTCTCGCTGTTGAACCACTTCACAATGCCTTGAGCCATTTCATTTCTTTCCTGTAGACGAGCCGGGAAACTTCTGTTGCAACTCCCGGTCTCGCCGTCCAGCTTGCCAGGTGTGGGGGGATTCCTCCACCTGGAAGAGGTGGGGGAAGTGTGAGGTAAATGACGTGGCGGAGGGTGATTTCCCGTGCATGACCGGGGCTTCTGCCGGACTCGCGTGATGTGAAGCTGGCTGTCCAGGTCATCAATCTTAAGTAACTCCCAGGATCGGACGCCAAGTGCAGCGAGTTGTTCGGACACGATGTCCGGAGCAATAGCGAAGCCCGGCCGCCGCCGGAGCATCCGAGCCCGGAACCTGCGCCCCTCAGGTAGGACCGTCGTCTCTGCCGAGGATCGCCCGCAGCTCGTCCGGGCGCAGCCACACCGCTCGACGGTGGATCATCCGATGGCAGTTCGCGCACAGGAGAATCAGGTCGGACGGCTTTGTCTTGGTCTCCCCTGAGGCGTGCAGCGGCACGATGTGGTGGCACTCGATGTAGCCGCTGCCGTGCTCTCCGTAGCTCTCGGCGAAATTGAACTCGCAGACTTCACAGGCCAACGGTCGACCCGCGCGGAGAACGGCCGCAATCTTCGCGTCACGAATACCCTGGTTCCGCTCGCGCCGGTAATGCCGGGCAGCGAGCAGGCGCCCCTCCTTGACTTCGACGGAATCAGGGAATGCGATATCGACAGTGAAACCCAGTTCTTTCAACTTGCCGGGGCCGCCTCGTACCAGCTTCCGGATCTCTTCCGCGGCCCGCTGCATCGTCTCCGGGGCCGCCAGGAAATCGTTCAGCACTTCCTGGTCCAGCGACGACCCGCGCGTCTGCTTCCCGACATAGCCGGGATGCCGGGTCGCGATGTCGGTGGTCTTCCGCGAGACGCTTCCGGCACTCCGGAATCTAGGATCACCGGTCAGTTCTTCGTGCAGCGGAAGCTGGCGCAGATGCTCCGACAGCGCCGCCACTCTGCGGTCGTGCTCACGCAGCTCGCGCCAACCGTTGGCACGCACGAGATCGCACGCAAGGATCAACTCGTCCCGGGTCCACTTCGGGTAGGCCACCACGATGCCAGCCTAACGATCACCAGAAAGCCAGAGTCTCTGCCAGGGACGAGTAGTCGAGCACTCGCCCCTGTCCCGTGATCTCCGCCCAGGCGTCCTTCTGTTCCGAGGTCCCCGCCTCCGCCACGGCAGCCTCCATCTCCCGGTAGGCAATGTGGTAGGTGGCATCGACTTCTCCGGTACCGCGGGCGATCGAAGCCAGCCGAGTCGGCAGCGGTTCCGCCGTCACGGTCACCAGGTGCGGAAGCCTCCCGCGCCGGTGCCGGATCATGATGCTGTTCTCGTGCCGGATGTTCTGGACCCGATCCGATCGAATGGTCCACTTGCAGGAAATTGCGGCGTGCAGGCGTAGATCCACGGACTCCGGGCCAGCTCGCAGCCCGACGAGGACATCAGGCTTGATCAAGTAATCGGTTCCGAGCGTGACCCGGAGATTCGGATCCTTCGCAATGACTTTGTTCAGCTCGTCCAAGTGCCTGTACTGGGCGTACTCGATGATCCTGGCGCCGCGCCGAACCTCCCACGCGCGCAGCGGGCTCAACCTCGGCAGTTCGTTCGCCGCGTCCGCCGCTACCTGCACCTCCAGCAACTGACCTGGATTGCCGGGAGGTGGAGGGTCGCTTTTGCCCGTCCGATTCGGGTTCTGCTGGCCGAGGTGATCCAGGACCAGGGCCGCGATGCGCAGGCTGGTCCCATTGTCGACGTCTGCGCTGTTGGGCACCCAGCGCCACCCCAGTGCATGTGTGCCCCTACTGCCCCGCCAACCGAGCAGATCTGTCCCGAAAGTTGTCCCCATGCGGACATTGAACCGCACGGAGCGTCCGTCGCTTCGATCCGGAGCTCATCACCTAGGATCGCTCACATGTTCGGATCCGCCCTCGAGAACGCCGACAACGGTGGCAACAGCGTCGGGCAGGGGTTCGTGCTCCCAGATGCGGACAACCCGCCAGCCTGCCGCGCGAAGCGCACCGCTGACGCGCTGGTCCCGGTCGATGTTCCGCTGCAGTTTGGGGCTCCAGTACCACTCGTTGGTAGTCGGCCGGCGGCCGTGCACCGGGCATGCGTGCCAGAAGCAGCCGTCGACGAAGACAGCCAGCTTGCGGGCGGTGAAAACGATGTCCGGACGGACCTTGACCTCGCCGAGGTCGAGCCTGAGGTCCTTGCGGTACCGGTAGCCGAGGTGATGCAGCGCCTTGCGCAGCGCAATCTCGGGTTTCGTGTCGGTGCGGCGGTTCGCCTGCATGTTTCGCGAACGCCCGGCGCTCAGGGGCGCCGGGAAGGTCCCTCGTTCGTGCGCTCTCGCGCGTGCCGCTGCACGTTTGGCGTCGGTCATACCGTCCTGGTTTCAGCCCGGGAATTCTCGCCGGGAAAGATACCCTCCGGCGTTCCCTCCTCCTTCCGAAAGGTCCGTCCGTGAGCGAGCTCAGCGTCGTCGAAATCTGCGCCGGAGCCGGCGGCCAGGCACTCGGACTGGAGCGCGCCGGATTCGAGCACGAACTCGCGATCGAACTCGATCCGATGGCCGCGGCGACGATGCAGCTGAACCGCCCGCACTGGAAAGTCGCGGTCGGCGACGTCGCAGATCGCAACGTTTTCGATCCCGCCCTGTATGCACCTCACAATCGTCCCGGAGGCCGGCCGATCGATCTGCTGGCCGGTGGTGTCCCGTGCCCGCCGTTCTCGATCGCGGGCAAACAACTCGGTGCGGACGACGAACGCGATCTCTTCGCATGGGCGGTCGAGCAGGTTGCGGTGATCCAGCCCCGTGCCCTCCTGCTGGAAAATGTGCGCGGGCTCAGCATGCCCCGGTTCGCCGGCTACCGGCAGCACATCCTCGATCGTCTGCAGGAGTTCGGCTATTCCGCCGAATGGCGGCTGATCCAAGCCTCGGATTACGGCGTCCCCCAACTGCGGCCGCGCTTCGTCCTGGTGGCGATGGCACCGGATGAATTCCGCTACTTCCGCTGGCCCGACAAGCAGGGCGAGCCGCCTACCGTCGGCGAAGCACTGGGCAAGCTGATGGCGGAGCGCGGCTGGAAGGAGGCGAAGAAGTGGGCGAAAGGCGCCGACGCTATCGCCCCGACGATTGTCGGCGGTTCCAAGAAGCATGGTGGAGCCGACCTGGGACCGACGCGGGCGAAGCGCGCCTGGGCCGAACTGGGAGTCGACGCCTACGGCGTACA is a window encoding:
- a CDS encoding MFS transporter, giving the protein MVATTAAVGERRRWAMLGLGVFAQAASAVFIHGVPFLLPALTDGGMALPTAGLLVAMPTVGLVCTLIAWGWVVDRIGERKVLVAGPLITAVAGGAAAFTAHPIALGALLFLGGAGAASTNGASGRVIVGWFPPHRRGLAMGIRQTAQPLGVGIGALAIPAVAAQHGVPAAVLVPAVMALLAAAACAAGIIDPPRPQRSEADPGLLANPYRGDGTLWRVHLVSVLLVVPQGTLWTFALLWLHRDAGWSLAAAGLLVTGTQVLGAIGRIGAGAWSDRVGSRLGPLRTVAIAAVASMAALALAAWTEWWWVAIPLLVVASVITVSDNGLAFTAVAEIAGPYWSGRGLGVQNTGQNLAMAAVPPVFGAVIDAAGFPAVFIAAAVIATVAVPLVPRDRQHAVGANR
- a CDS encoding 3-isopropylmalate dehydrogenase gives rise to the protein MKLAVIPGDGIGPEVVAEALKVLDTVLPGVERTEYDLGAKRYHATGEILPDSVLPELKQHDAILLGAIGDPSVPSGILERGLLLRTRFALDHHVNLRPSKLYPGVSSPLAGSPDIDFVVVREGTEGPYTGTGGAIRVATPHEVATEVSTNTRFGIERVVRYAYAKARARRKHLTLVHKTNVLTFAGSLWQRTVAEVGAEFPDVATAYQHIDAATIHMVNDPGRFDVIVTDNLFGDIITDLAAAVSGGIGLAASGNIDASGANPSMFEPVHGSAPDIAGQSKADPTAAILSVALLLNHLGHTEQAGRIESAVAKDLAGRSGSASTVEVGDRIAAAV
- the serA gene encoding phosphoglycerate dehydrogenase, coding for MSQAGRPVVLIADKLAQSTVDALGDGVEVRWVDGPDRPALLAAVPEADALLVRSATTVDAEVLDAGKRLKIVARAGVGLDNVEVPAATERGVLVVNAPTSNIHTAAEHAVTLLLAAARQVPQADATLREHTWKRSKFNGVEIFGKTVGVVGLGRIGQLFAARLAAFETKIVAYDPYVSPAKAAQLGIELLPLDELLERADLISVHLPKTPETKGIIGREAIARTKPGVIIVNAARGGLVDEVALAEAITSGHVRAAGLDVFETEPCTDSPLFELPQVVVTPHLGASTTEAQDRAGTDVAKSVLLALAGEFVPGAVNVTGGAVADEVAPWLEIVRKQGALLGGLSDELPVSLEVQVRGELAAQEVAVLKLAALRGIFSALIEDQVTFVNAPALAQDRGISAEVTTVSESPSHRSLVDLRAVFGDGRTLNVAGTLTEPQQVQKIVNINGRNYDLRAEGLNLAILNYDDQPGALGKIGTKLGEAGVDILAAQLTQDADKDGATVILRVGQEVPADVEGAIAEAVGATKIAQIDLS
- a CDS encoding cold-shock protein is translated as MAQGIVKWFNSEKGFGFIAQDGGGPDVFVHYSAVSGSGFRSLDEGQRVEFEIGQGQKGPQAQDVRLVP
- a CDS encoding HNH endonuclease — protein: MVAYPKWTRDELILACDLVRANGWRELREHDRRVAALSEHLRQLPLHEELTGDPRFRSAGSVSRKTTDIATRHPGYVGKQTRGSSLDQEVLNDFLAAPETMQRAAEEIRKLVRGGPGKLKELGFTVDIAFPDSVEVKEGRLLAARHYRRERNQGIRDAKIAAVLRAGRPLACEVCEFNFAESYGEHGSGYIECHHIVPLHASGETKTKPSDLILLCANCHRMIHRRAVWLRPDELRAILGRDDGPT
- a CDS encoding NgoMIV family type II restriction endonuclease, with product MPNSADVDNGTSLRIAALVLDHLGQQNPNRTGKSDPPPPGNPGQLLEVQVAADAANELPRLSPLRAWEVRRGARIIEYAQYRHLDELNKVIAKDPNLRVTLGTDYLIKPDVLVGLRAGPESVDLRLHAAISCKWTIRSDRVQNIRHENSIMIRHRRGRLPHLVTVTAEPLPTRLASIARGTGEVDATYHIAYREMEAAVAEAGTSEQKDAWAEITGQGRVLDYSSLAETLAFW
- a CDS encoding very short patch repair endonuclease, whose protein sequence is MTDAKRAAARARAHERGTFPAPLSAGRSRNMQANRRTDTKPEIALRKALHHLGYRYRKDLRLDLGEVKVRPDIVFTARKLAVFVDGCFWHACPVHGRRPTTNEWYWSPKLQRNIDRDQRVSGALRAAGWRVVRIWEHEPLPDAVATVVGVLEGGSEHVSDPR
- a CDS encoding DNA cytosine methyltransferase translates to MSELSVVEICAGAGGQALGLERAGFEHELAIELDPMAAATMQLNRPHWKVAVGDVADRNVFDPALYAPHNRPGGRPIDLLAGGVPCPPFSIAGKQLGADDERDLFAWAVEQVAVIQPRALLLENVRGLSMPRFAGYRQHILDRLQEFGYSAEWRLIQASDYGVPQLRPRFVLVAMAPDEFRYFRWPDKQGEPPTVGEALGKLMAERGWKEAKKWAKGADAIAPTIVGGSKKHGGADLGPTRAKRAWAELGVDAYGVHDTAPPYEKRPMTEYGPKLTVEMVARLQGWLFVRNDEHAAQLAEQRPEGHEFAWRFAGGKTAQYRQIGNAFPPPVARALGLAIATALRCEGKAVEREDISFTDPIYRVLREQDSYLTAEQIADRAGLTAEAPEIERRISVLSKDFEILMEQHSAGVTYKLGAFRAFTGQEDHARHEFYRKNLSRVS